The following DNA comes from Peribacillus sp. FSL E2-0218.
AGGAGCGAGGGGGTTTGCACATATTGGAGTGATAAAGGTATTGGAGCAAGAAGGAATTCCAATCGATATGATTGCCGGGAGCAGCATGGGGGCAATGGTGGCGGCCTTTTATGGAGCAGGTTCGGACATCGAACGCCTATATAAGCTGTCTCGTGCATTCAAACGAAAGTACTATTTGGATTTCACGATTCCTAAAATGGGCTTCATTTCTGGGAAACGAACAAAGGATCTGATCAGGGTATTTACATATGGAAAGAATTTTGAAGAACTCGATATTCCTGTGGCTGTTGTCGCTACTGATATAAAAACGGGAGATAAGGTCATTTTTCAAGAAGGTCCCATCGCCCCTGCAGTCAGGGCGAGCATTTCGATTCCCGGAATATTCATTCCCGAAAGAATTGGCAAGAGGCTGCTTGTCGATGGCGGGGTCGTTGACAGGGTTCCTGTTTCTGTCGTGAAGGAGATGGGGGCCGACATCATAATCGGAGTGGATGTCGCCCATGTGAAACAGGACATGGAGATAAACTCCATCTACGATGTAATCATGCAAAGCTTGGATATCCTGCAGATGGAGCTTGTTAAAAGCAGGGAATTTGCTTCAGATATCATGATACGTCCAAGGGTCGAGAAATACAGTTCTAAATCATTTACAAACGTACAGGAAATAATTAGTATTGGAGAAGAAGCAGCAAGAGGAAAGATCGATCAAATTAAACAAAGCATTGTTACTTGGAAGGAGTCCTTTGAAGATGAACCGTAAAATGTATGTACGCACTTTCCTGGTGGTTGCTATACTTCTCATAGCATCAGCACTTTATTCTTTACCTTTTTATGTATCCAAACCAGGAATGGCTAAGGAATTGGAGCCTATTATAGAGGTTTCAGGCGGGGATGAAGCGAAAGGGAGCTTTATGTTGACTACGGTAAGGATGGGCAGGGCGAATATTTATTCCTATTTGCTGGCGAAATGGAGCAAATATCAGGAGCTTTATCCGGAAACCTCGATCAGGAGCGCAGATGAAACGGATGAAGAATATAACATTAGGCAATTGCACTTAATGGATGGTTCTAAAAATAATGCCATTCAGATAGCATATGAAAAAGCTGGGAAAGAAGTAGATTATCAGTATTTAGGTGTGTATGTTTTGGACGTGCTTAAGGGAATGCCGGCTGCCAAGGAACTGAAAGCGGGCGACCAAATCATTCAGGTCGATAACCTTAAATTCAAATCTGCGCAAGAATTCATGGGCTACATTAACGGAAAGAAAGCCGGTGATAAGGTAGAATTGGTGTATAAGCGG
Coding sequences within:
- a CDS encoding patatin-like phospholipase family protein, translating into MSEPKVGLALGSGGARGFAHIGVIKVLEQEGIPIDMIAGSSMGAMVAAFYGAGSDIERLYKLSRAFKRKYYLDFTIPKMGFISGKRTKDLIRVFTYGKNFEELDIPVAVVATDIKTGDKVIFQEGPIAPAVRASISIPGIFIPERIGKRLLVDGGVVDRVPVSVVKEMGADIIIGVDVAHVKQDMEINSIYDVIMQSLDILQMELVKSREFASDIMIRPRVEKYSSKSFTNVQEIISIGEEAARGKIDQIKQSIVTWKESFEDEP
- a CDS encoding SepM family pheromone-processing serine protease, whose translation is MNRKMYVRTFLVVAILLIASALYSLPFYVSKPGMAKELEPIIEVSGGDEAKGSFMLTTVRMGRANIYSYLLAKWSKYQELYPETSIRSADETDEEYNIRQLHLMDGSKNNAIQIAYEKAGKEVDYQYLGVYVLDVLKGMPAAKELKAGDQIIQVDNLKFKSAQEFMGYINGKKAGDKVELVYKREETEKKAVLSLEPFKDDPNRVGIGISLDDNRKVTTKPAIAIDSEQIGGPSAGLMFSLEIYNQLTEGDLTKGYDIAGTGTMSDDGTVGPIGGIQQKIVAADKSGAEIFFAPNENEADGSNYEDALIAAKDIGTEMKIVPVDNFDDALAYLNKLKEK